TGGGCTGCTTCAGCTTCAATGGTTCTTCCATCAGGACACACCTAGAATGCATCTCCATATTCCCACATGAGAAAATGAAAATATGAAATGGAGAATGAAAACAAGGAAGAAATTTTATGAGAAGAGAAAACTGAACACAGCAAATATACCAGTACAGATGTCATCAACCCAAGAGACCCAAATCCTGAGCCAATGAAAATATATGTTAAAGAAATATAATCAAAGGTATTAAATTTCAGACAACACCACCCACAGAACAAACATCTTTTCCGTTTAGCTTCCATAAGAAaaccaaaaaaaggaaaaatgcaCAAAATGCAAGGTTTGAGTGATTTCTCAGTTTATAACCACTGAAATAGACCTTGGGCTAAGAAATCACTCTGAACATCTCCATCATAATTTTTGCACGCCCATACATAACCTCCTTCACTTTTGAGGGCATAAGCAACCATATCATCAATTAGACGATGCTCATACCTAGAAATTCAGCAATGTAAGACAATGACAAATTGCTAAAACTGGCCAAACAACCAGCATTCTAAGTAAATTACTCACCATATTCCGGCAGCCTCAAACTTGGATTTCCATTGAGTTTCGTAAACTTCCTGAAATATGTCCTTGAATCTTCAGGAAAGTCAAAAGGAGGTAGGCATCAAGGTTCAAGGATACGAGTAACAAAAATGTGACATCGATGAacaggaagaaaagaaaaatataatgtCATGGCCAAAATCGTCTTTCTGTTCACAGTGACAGATATTCCGAGCTAACCTCTCTCTCTCATaatgacccaaaaaaaaaaaattgtttaattagataaGCATGTCCCAACTAAGGGGAaacaaagggaaaagaaagacaaGCAAGGTAAGAAAATACCTTCCATCATATTTTTTAAGAATAGTATTTTTTGTGCTAAGATAAAGTGGCCACTTCTTCTGGTAAGCGGTATTCATTGAAGCCTCAGCAAATGCACGAATGGACTGTTCTCCAAatgaaattaaggaaaaaaaaacagTTATTACTAATTTTTAGAAAATCATTATTTTAAAGAAGAGAAGcggaggaaaaaaaataaaaggaaaagggGGAATATGAACCTCATCAGTGTTATACATGGACAATGCGACACCTCCAGCCCCAGTGAACTTGAAAACCTCAAATTCTGTCTTCTCACCACATCCATCTGGTACTGCAGAAGTTTTTAATGCCTTCAGATGATGAGATAAGAAAATATTACAAGACAGAGAAGGAGGGTGAAAGAGCAGAATTTGATATTTGGAAGCCTTTTGGCGAGGTGAAACTAATATGTGACTTCAGAAGGCCACTGTTGAAATGGGATATTTACCAAATACCAGCTTAAGTTTGCCTGATCCTTGTACAATTGTATCAGTTGCTCGGTATTGGTCACCAAATGCATGCCTTCCAATGCAGATTGGCTTCGTCCAAccttaaaaagaaaaagaaaatgttcAAGTTGTCACATTCTTCCCAATGATAAAGAATCAAACAGAAAGTCAATAAATCATTCTAAACCTGAGACAAGACGCAGAATGTTTTTGCAGATAATTGGTTCTCGAAAAACAGTACCTGATAGAATAACCAAgagaaaaaattaaagaaataatggaTAAAGAAATAAACAGACAAAAGCGAATTGCAGACCAAAAAAAAAAGATGGAACATGATAAAGGAACAAAAAAAGTATactcaccatttaaaatgttacGAATAGTCCCATTTGGACTCTTCCACATTCTTTTCAAGTGAAACTCTTTGACACGATCTTCATCTATCAGAAAGCAAACCAAGCTTACATAAATTAAACAgcattcaataataataataaaaataaacacAAGGAAGAACATATGCATAATTCGCATAGAGGAAATTTTATACCCGGAGTGATAGTTGCACACTTAATTGCCACATTATACCTAAAATGGCAGGGGAAAAGGGGGAAAAGTCATGCTATAAATAGTGATGAGGATCCTAAGAGTCATAAAAACAAAGAAACTGGGACAATAGCACATTACTTAAGAGTGGCTTCAGCACTTTCTATGGTGACTTTATCATCCGTGGCATCCCGATTAGGGAGTCCAAGGTCAAAATACTTGATATCCAAATCCAAAAATGGGAAAATAAGCTGTGAATCGCCAAAAccataaggaaaaaaaaatacagAATATCACATAATAAAAATTGTTCAAACAataagaagaagaataagaagatAAGAAGACCTTATCTTTAATGGATTTCCAAATAATTCTAGTCATTTCATCTCCTGCATCACAAAGAATAATGAAGAACATTTATTTCTACAAATCAAAAGCAAAGCTTCAAATACTAATTTGCTAAATGCCCAGTTCAGTATCATGAGCTATTATTGATACCTGAAAATATACATAGAATCACAATCACAAAGTGATCAAGGAATTGATGAAAGGATATCCTATATAATATGAGAGATCatacccaaatatgaaagagcaaaagataaaaaaaatatatagaagAATTGAGAATTGTAAAGGAACAGACCATCCATCTCAACAATGGGATTGGTGACCTTAATCTTCTCGAACGCCATTTTTATCTGCTACTCAGCTTCGGATTTGGTGAAACAGAAAGAGGGAGGGCGGAGGAAAAGAAAGAAGCCCCAAGGCTTTTAAATTGTAATGACTGCTTCGTGACCCAAGACGGAGACTCCAAACATGTACTCGCTCAAGTCAAAGAGTGATTTTTTCTCCCAATTCCAAACTTAACCAGGGGAATGAACAGTGAATGAAATCTTAAAAATGaagtgatttatttatttttatttttttatagaaagaaaaatttaaaaattattatttttttattattataattatattaattaaaggaaAAAGATTTCACAGAAAAAAAATgttattattttctacactcaatttgaatagaaaatgaaatgattcaAATTCACACAAATGCtcacaatttttttatttattatttttttataaaataaaagaattaaatttttaatttttttatgataaaataaaattattttctctttttcttattAGCTCTTAATTTATTTTGTAACTAGCATAATGTCAATGCTAtgcataaataatttataattttatttttttaatttaatttttaattatattttaaataagattaattatttttattaaattaattttcaactaaattttttttatttaatttaatttaataaatttttataggttataataataaatttttaattaatttttaattaaataattaaaatacttatttaattctttttgtaCATATATTAAGTTTCTATAATTACTTCATTCaaatgtaataaaattattttattcaaaaaataatttaaatttcataaaatttttttattttatcttataattTATGTGAATTGATTTTTTTAGATTAcagaaaatatattagattaatgaaaaaaataatattatttaaaaaatatataaatataattttttatattaatataataaaaaatatattaaattacaaataatgaatagaattatttaattttaataaaaatgaaaatatataacattattattaattaaaaataacattttattatattattttttaaaaatatcatatctttaaatttttataaagtgtaaatttttttattaatttaatatattttttataaaataattcttttttttacataaatttatgatataaaataaatatatttcataaaaattaaaattttgaaatgtcACCATTTTTTATTAAGATAATAAATGTTAGAAAtacataatattttttaaaagatagattccataattttaatattttaattttaatttttttaatcatatttacttgtaattaaatttttgatataatcATGTTTACGTTCTATTTTTGAAATTCTACTtccatataaaaatataattgagagataatttatgcataaaaatttagatatttaattacaatttaaaaataattctattaaaaattaatgataataaaatatagataatcaaAATAGTAGTTATCATTGtattcgatatataattataataaaacaaaatattcaaaagtttaagaaatattaaataagaaatttataaaaaaaaattagtaattaaataaatattaattaaatatatttaaataaataaattttgagaatgataactaaaaatttttgaaggaaataattaaaaaacatagtaaataaaaaaaatttaagagcaCGTAGATAAAATGAAAATACTTAGTGAAAGTAGAATAGTTGATATGTACTAAATATCTCATACAACATACTATATGTGTACAAACAAATAGaaactatttaaataaaagtttaattttataattaaatattatttaattgaaaaacggtaacaaaaatatttaaatataattttcatgatagtaaaatatttcttatttatttggtcattttaatTCATAGGCCACAAGTTagccttaataataataataataataataataataataataataataataataataataataattaatcttaggaaagtgaaataaaaagaatattaaattattaacataaaaattaatacataataattataaaataagtcaaatatatatatatatattataactttttatgaagaatacactttttatttctcaaattttttaacaaagatttcataataaaaataatagaaaatataacaatataataaaaatatttattaaaaatatgaaataatttaaggttgattaaattatatgatagttgattatgagatTACAAATTAATAGTCATCATTGacctttcttattattattattattattattattattattattattattattattattattattgtttttgtttttgttattgttttaaatttattttttagtttaaactattattattattattattattattattattattattattattattattattattattattattattattattattattataaagagTGACATGTCGTAAATAATGTTTttgcataaatgaatttataagataatttataatttttattttctaatttaatttttaattgtattataaataagataaattattattattaaattaattttaactaaaatttctctcatatttaatttaatttgaataaatttttatctattataataataaaattgtaacacccctatttgcatagcctggtatatttcactattccggtgaccggagtcagtccggacaattaaggtgattagaaccatacttaagacaactagataaaccataaacacaaataattagtaatgtccaattagttaagtataaacaagaaaaacagaacataagaagttaaacgagccgagagtcacagtgatgggtgaccttatcgggaaagactgcgaagtcgttttaaactcaaatttcgaaccgtaaaatgtaacgctgcggtccttaagacccttataaacacagtggaaaagagaaaatcatgaaaaagaactgttaagccagtcaaataattaagtcagggagccagaagaaatatgaaattaattgcaaaccgggataaaccagcgatggacaatttggtcaattgaccccgaaacctgactcctgacctaactgtcaaataaaatcggagaaaagaaaacttcgagatcgagaattaaattaaagaactaataaaaaaaaaagaaaagagaaaatggaaaagtcaaaaggtgatgacatcattaatgatcttatgcatgatgccataaagaataaaattaatttaattacttatttagatttttaggtcttccataaggataaaaacaaaacaaaaggaaagaaaaaaaaaaagtaaaaagtccttcttcttcttcttgtggacgtctcccatctctctctctccctcaccattgcaaacctctattaaagcttgcttcaagctttgaaaccaccattaaacctcaaatccttccatacttgcttcacaaaaacttgttctagtcacttgggaaggagcttgacaacaaaaagaaaaagaaaagaagaagttttgaagaaaaagaaattctacataaaaggttagtaatcaaatttgataatttgagtttgattcttacatttctaacttattgagcttgtaaataaacttaaaatggaaagaaaatttgttgagggattatatagaattttggacagctagggtttggttggacaaagtataaatttgtttgagctaatcatgttaggaagcttaattgagttaagggagcatgtttataagtgtttaattagctaaatgcaacaaatgacatgaattagggttttgaacattaagaTTTAAGGACCAAAaaagtgaagaagtgctaaatgatgtctttgacatattttaaggaaagaaatggccatttgtgaccgaattaagtgtgttagaagtgtttgaatcaaagccaaattcagattgggtatgcaccatgaccaaaagtcaactttgagggaccaaaactggaattttacaagtccaatggatatgggaccaattggggatgaaaataggcactaaatgacacaattttcatttaggaagcatgcccaaaaagtgactaaaaccaagtgaacaaattgattaaagttgaaaaattgtaggCTGTCCTgcacaaaaaatgaccaaatgaacagtgtttgttcatttagtcataactcaagctaggcaggtcaaaatgacctgaaattttaccaggggCTAGATGAGatgtagacctaaaactttcatgaagagtaccaacctaaattatgccattaacccaatcaaattactgagtaaAGTTGGATCACTAAATCTGTAAACtacagatttaccatataaatagtaaagtttcaatggctataactctctctagaaaactccgatttaggtaattcttgagctgatggaaacctaaggcatagtagaacatttcatatgaagaaaattaaaccaaattatggacctaacttgatcaaattgctgaacaaatttggaatcaataatctgccagaacaaaattttacagcatgaacagtaaatgtaatttgcatataacttgaggtacaaaactccaattggagtgattcaaaaaggagaataaacttaagacaataaggaacattttctatggatgaagttttgccaaattccaacagtaaaatgaccaatggaacagtgcaacctagacaccaaaagttgaaaattgacaattttgcctaaaagacttaagtgttgagaaaatgaccaaaactaacaagtttagtgaccaaaatgtggtatgtgggtgaagttggaatttccatacctattaagccttagaaagtcaaaattttaacttgaatagtatagtgaataataacccaaaatacaaaaatttcaagaacgtcgagtttagcgcattagagctaggtaaaagtgaagttaaatttatttttggatttatgctaagttatggtactgaaacactttgaaactgtgtgtttcagctaaaaaagacttggGAGCTctgaaagactgagtcaaggcccagAGGTGACTCacttcaggtctgtgcacaataatttttatttaaatatatgattactgaaaatttgatttttttgagttaattatgaattgtgttgccatttatgattgtgaatatgactttgaaaattgatcagatttctcataaattatttgaataaattgttttgaactgattttgtattcacacttagcatgactgtatcacattattcctcctccatttatggggttgagatcgttcattttcctccctctctggcttaccagttgaggtcgggatcagatgagtactcactagctagctagccacctccctcattgatttcgattagtggggttgtagattgctttgtcgtggtgtacaacacggcattgatcagaaattttgtgtcatggcttaagttgtgtatgatttggcaacactgtgtttattgaactatttgatcaaattgtgttattatgcattTTAGTAACctgtgaaatatgattgagaaaaatttaaattgtgatttgataatgaatgatttatgtattatattttaaatttttactgtgcaccactgagtatttttatactcagcgatagcttattttgctgtcgcagataagagcaaagagaaagcagcagagtgagctacgggattgacaagaactcttgatcattttgtatggatattattttatacccttgtaattattttgatgtaaatactgtaatgtcataagtatcaatgtaaagtgagcagttgaataataaattgtaataatattattttggattttatatctataAAGTTAATTTATGCATACAATATTGATAGAATGATATGAAATAGTTTGTTTTGACAATATTTGGAGGTTGAGAGttaggaaaaatttattggaagtgctttttacaggattttgaagaacggttttctccaaatacaaacgaaactctgtcaaaatttttataaaatttgcgataaaattaaaatggataaaaattcttactagtttataagctttgaataaatgattttaattcctatcaaaatgctcaccacttccaaaatgcaagaaaatagttttaaaatcccttgtagtgtacttaatgaattatcggtaggtgaagttcggtagttcattaggtattctatgggatcatgttatgccttacagagggataaggtatgacatgttttagtggtatcagagcatggttttgcaatgaattttgactttTTATGTGaccatttctttgataagtacaatcgctcaagtgtctttaattgatacatatgacatatttacatcatgaatatgcactaacggaggtcaacctccttgtgtttgatctcaggaagtagaaaatttgggaaaatggaatggaagaaggagatcattctatggaacaatctgttgaggctgaggttcacgagaaagccccagcactccagaatgtgagtgggtcagccactccagctcctactccagcaccgcagtttcctgctcagtttgtatagcagatggctgcgtttttccaacaaatggtgggaaatgtgccaccccaagttcagatgcaagtacctgtagcacgaccacagccctcagctcgacaatatgaaaaattgatgaaatttggggccaccgagttcaagggcactgtggatccactggaggcagaacagtggttggaaagaatggaacgagttttcagaaagctgcagtgtaccgaagaattaaaatttgaatattcagtatctcttctgcaaggggatgcgtatgaatggtggaagaccatcccccacagcctggttgagccacctgtgctgacatggacagacttcctaagGGAATTcatgcagaaatgggttcctgatgcatatgtagatatgaaattgcatgaattcttgagtttgaaacaaggggacagaaccatagcagagtatgagagagacttctcaaggctaagccactaggctggaagcttagtctccacccctagagacagatgtaagaggtttgagtctggattaaggccgaatttgaggatgcaagttgtgggtttccacCATCAGAATTTCTctaagttgatctcacaggccctggaattggaaaagatagaatcagaaggggcagtgaagaagggtacacaagagaaagagaagactgaaaagactactggacaagcacctgagagtggttctaggaagaggaaacagtttgggggatccagctctcgcagatctagctgaggcagattctctggcccaaaaccaccccggtctggtcagcagacccagcaagcaccccgaggagctctatcagtacgacagtgtgaaacttgtggtaaaactcatggtggggtttgtttcaaggctactggtgcatgttttaactgtggaggcagcgaacatttcgctaaggattgtactagtccgcgccggtctggaccttctgctacatctgagggatcagcccaagtctctacacctagaggatcacagccagttggtagaggtagaggcagaggtaggggtcctggtaacactcctggaagtcaaagcactgttaacggcCCGGTATCCGATGGCGCACGatcgagtgtataccatgcgtcagagggaggaagctgaaatatcagacgtagtagctggtattttctccatccttgaccaagatgtaaatgtgttatttgatcctggctccacacattcgtatgttaatgctagtgtgatgtgttctactgctatttagtgtgtaccaatggattacgatgtgctagtaactagtccattaggctaggaggtcagggtaaataaattatatagggattgtcctttggtgatccaaggacacacttttctgtctgatttaactgaaatgcccttctgagattatgacattatcttgggcatggattggctagccaagcatcatgcgatgattgactgtagactaaagatagtcacttttggtcttcctcagtatggtgatgtagtaatacatggggagaggcagctattgccttcaaacatcatttcagctgaactagccaaa
The sequence above is a segment of the Hevea brasiliensis isolate MT/VB/25A 57/8 chromosome 11, ASM3005281v1, whole genome shotgun sequence genome. Coding sequences within it:
- the LOC110665888 gene encoding isocitrate dehydrogenase [NADP] isoform X1, which translates into the protein MAFEKIKVTNPIVEMDGDEMTRIIWKSIKDKLIFPFLDLDIKYFDLGLPNRDATDDKVTIESAEATLKYNVAIKCATITPDEDRVKEFHLKRMWKSPNGTIRNILNGTVFREPIICKNILRLVSGWTKPICIGRHAFGDQYRATDTIVQGSGKLKLVFVPDGCGEKTEFEVFKFTGAGGVALSMYNTDESIRAFAEASMNTAYQKKWPLYLSTKNTILKKYDGRFKDIFQEVYETQWKSKFEAAGIWYEHRLIDDMVAYALKSEGGYVWACKNYDGDVQSDFLAQGFGSLGLMTSVLVCPDGRTIEAEAAHGTVTRHYRVHQKGGETSTNSIASIFAWSRGLAHRAKLDGNTRLLDFTEKLEKGCVGAVESGKMTKDLALLIHGPKVTRDQYLNTEEFIDAVAEELKARLSAKAKL
- the LOC110665888 gene encoding isocitrate dehydrogenase [NADP] isoform X2; protein product: MAFEKIKVTNPIVEMDGDEMTRIIWKSIKDKLIFPFLDLDIKYFDLGLPNRDATDDKVTIESAEATLKYNVAIKCATITPDEDRVKEFHLKRMWKSPNGTIRNILNGTVFREPIICKNILRLVSGWTKPICIGRHAFGDQYRATDTIVQGSGKLKLVFVPDGCGEKTEFEVFKFTGAGGVALSMYNTDESIRAFAEASMNTAYQKKWPLYLSTKNTILKKYDGRKFTKLNGNPSLRLPEYGFGSLGLMTSVLVCPDGRTIEAEAAHGTVTRHYRVHQKGGETSTNSIASIFAWSRGLAHRAKLDGNTRLLDFTEKLEKGCVGAVESGKMTKDLALLIHGPKVTRDQYLNTEEFIDAVAEELKARLSAKAKL